In Microtus pennsylvanicus isolate mMicPen1 chromosome 12, mMicPen1.hap1, whole genome shotgun sequence, the following proteins share a genomic window:
- the Slc75a1 gene encoding major facilitator superfamily domain-containing protein 10 isoform X3 — protein sequence MGWEGDADCTPRPPIRPRPVSERRVVTVIFLGLLLDLLAFTLLLPLLPGLLESHGREQDPLYGSWQRGVDWFATAIGMPAEKRYNSVLFGGLIGSAFSLLQFFSAPLTGAASDCLGRRPVMLLSLTGLAISYAVWAASRSFSAFLASRVIGGISKGNVSLSTAIVADLGSPPSRSQGMAVIGVAFSLAFTVGPMLGAFLSVEMVPWISLLFAVSDMLFIFCFLPETLPQEKRAPSVTLGFHAAANLLSPLALLRFAAVTHSRDPPAEDRLKSLRRLGLVYFLYLFLFSGLEYTLSFLAHQRFQFSSLQQGKMFFFIGLTMATIQGTYARRISPGKEVATVKRAMLLLVPAFLLIGWAHSLPMLGLGLLLYSFAAAVVVPGLSTMVSSYGSPGQKGTIMGILRSLGALGRAVGPMVAASVYWLAGAQVCFTVCSGLFLLPFFLLWTLRHPAPTFKEE from the exons ATGGGATGGGAAGGGGATGCAGACTGCACGCCGCGTCCGCCGATACGGCCTCGCCCCGTGTCCGAGCGCCGCGTGGTCACCGTGATCTTCCTTGGCCTACTACTCGACCTCCTGGCCTTCACGCTGTTGCTACCTCTGCTGCCAGGGCTCCTGGAGAGCCACGGCCGCGAACAA GACCCCCTCTATGGCTCCTGGCAGCGTGGGGTAGACTGGTTTGCTACAGCCATCGGGATGCCAGCAGAGAAGAGGTACAACAGCGTCCTATTCGGAG GTCTCATCGGCTcagccttctccctccttcagttCTTCTCCGCACCACTCACCGGAGCTGCTTCTGATTGCCTGGGGAGGCGCCCAGTAATGTTGCTATCCCTG ACAGGTTTGGCCATCTCCTATGCAGTATGGGCTGCCTCTCGGAGTTTTTCAGCGTTCTTGGCTTCCCGGGTGATAGGAGGCATCAGTAAGGGGAATGTTAGCCTCTCCACAGCCATCGTCGCTGACCTGGGCTCACCTCCATCCCGCAGTCAAGGCATG GCAGTCATCGGGGTAGCCTTCTCCCTGGCCTTTACTGTGGGCCCCATGCTCGGAGCATTCCTGTCTGTGGAAATGGTGCCTTGGATCAGCTTACTCTTTGCGGTCTCCGACATGTTGTTTATCTTCTGCTTCTTGCCAGAGACACTGCCCCAGGAGAAGCGG GCTCCCTCTGTCACCCTGGGCTTCCATGCTGCTGCCAACCTGCTCAGCCCCCTGGCCCTGCTTCGTTTTGCCGCTGTCACCCACAGTCGGGATCCACCTGCTGAGGACA GACTTAAGAGCCTACGTCGATTGGGGCTTGTCTACTTCCTCTACCTCTTCCTGTTCTCGGGCCTGGAGTATACACTCAGCTTCCTTGCACATCAGCGTTTCCAGTTCAGTAG CCTGCAGCAGGGCAAGATGTTTTTCTTCATCGGCCTCACCATGGCCACAATACAGGGCACCTACGCCCGACGGATCAGCCCTGGCAAGGAAGTTGCAACTGTGAAGCGG GCAATGCTGCTGCTGGTACCAGCCTTTCTCCTCATTGGCTGGGCTCATTCACTGCCCATGTTGGGCTTGGGACTGCTGCTCTATTCCTTTG CTGCTGCTGTCGTGGTGCCCGGCCTGTCCACCATGGTCTCCAGCTATG GTTCTCCTGGGCAAAAAGGCACAATCATGGGCATACTGCGGAGCCTTGGCGCCCTAGGTAGGGCAGTGGGACCTATGGTGGCCGCCTCAG TGTACTGGCTGGCTGGGGCCCAGGTCTGCTTCACTGTGTGCTCCGGGCTCTTTTtactccccttctttctcctgtggACGTTGAGGCATCCAGCACCGACTTTCAAGGAGGAGTAG
- the Slc75a1 gene encoding major facilitator superfamily domain-containing protein 10 isoform X2, whose product MGWEGDADCTPRPPIRPRPVSERRVVTVIFLGLLLDLLAFTLLLPLLPGLLESHGREQDPLYGSWQRGVDWFATAIGMPAEKRYNSVLFGGLIGSAFSLLQFFSAPLTGAASDCLGRRPVMLLSLTGLAISYAVWAASRSFSAFLASRVIGGISKGNVSLSTAIVADLGSPPSRSQGMAPSVTLGFHAAANLLSPLALLRFAAVTHSRDPPAEDRLKSLRRLGLVYFLYLFLFSGLEYTLSFLAHQRFQFSSLQQGKMFFFIGLTMATIQGTYARRISPGKEVATVKRAMLLLVPAFLLIGWAHSLPMLGLGLLLYSFAAAVVVPGLSTMVSSYGSPGQKGTIMGILRSLGALGRAVGPMVAASGKYCRIALKLALTLLQPFPAACSTQFWQLRGSGRNRAKKNLGEHLSLHSVLAGWGPGLLHCVLRALFTPLLSPVDVEASSTDFQGGVAELPQHLGCQVGTLAMTTLHS is encoded by the exons ATGGGATGGGAAGGGGATGCAGACTGCACGCCGCGTCCGCCGATACGGCCTCGCCCCGTGTCCGAGCGCCGCGTGGTCACCGTGATCTTCCTTGGCCTACTACTCGACCTCCTGGCCTTCACGCTGTTGCTACCTCTGCTGCCAGGGCTCCTGGAGAGCCACGGCCGCGAACAA GACCCCCTCTATGGCTCCTGGCAGCGTGGGGTAGACTGGTTTGCTACAGCCATCGGGATGCCAGCAGAGAAGAGGTACAACAGCGTCCTATTCGGAG GTCTCATCGGCTcagccttctccctccttcagttCTTCTCCGCACCACTCACCGGAGCTGCTTCTGATTGCCTGGGGAGGCGCCCAGTAATGTTGCTATCCCTG ACAGGTTTGGCCATCTCCTATGCAGTATGGGCTGCCTCTCGGAGTTTTTCAGCGTTCTTGGCTTCCCGGGTGATAGGAGGCATCAGTAAGGGGAATGTTAGCCTCTCCACAGCCATCGTCGCTGACCTGGGCTCACCTCCATCCCGCAGTCAAGGCATG GCTCCCTCTGTCACCCTGGGCTTCCATGCTGCTGCCAACCTGCTCAGCCCCCTGGCCCTGCTTCGTTTTGCCGCTGTCACCCACAGTCGGGATCCACCTGCTGAGGACA GACTTAAGAGCCTACGTCGATTGGGGCTTGTCTACTTCCTCTACCTCTTCCTGTTCTCGGGCCTGGAGTATACACTCAGCTTCCTTGCACATCAGCGTTTCCAGTTCAGTAG CCTGCAGCAGGGCAAGATGTTTTTCTTCATCGGCCTCACCATGGCCACAATACAGGGCACCTACGCCCGACGGATCAGCCCTGGCAAGGAAGTTGCAACTGTGAAGCGG GCAATGCTGCTGCTGGTACCAGCCTTTCTCCTCATTGGCTGGGCTCATTCACTGCCCATGTTGGGCTTGGGACTGCTGCTCTATTCCTTTG CTGCTGCTGTCGTGGTGCCCGGCCTGTCCACCATGGTCTCCAGCTATG GTTCTCCTGGGCAAAAAGGCACAATCATGGGCATACTGCGGAGCCTTGGCGCCCTAGGTAGGGCAGTGGGACCTATGGTGGCCGCCTCAGGTAAGTACTGCAGGATAGCTCTCAAGCTTGCTCTGACCCTCCTGCAGCCATTCCCAGCTGCCTGCTCTACTCAGTTCTGGCAGCTGAGGGGTTCGGGCAGGAACAGGGCGAAGAAAAACCTGGGTGAGCACCTATCTCTCCACAGTGTACTGGCTGGCTGGGGCCCAGGTCTGCTTCACTGTGTGCTCCGGGCTCTTTTtactccccttctttctcctgtggACGTTGAGGCATCCAGCACCGACTTTCAAGGAGGAGTAGCTGAGCTACCGCAGCACCTTGGCTGCCAAGTCGGAACCTTGGCCATGACCACTCTCCACTCCTAG
- the Slc75a1 gene encoding major facilitator superfamily domain-containing protein 10 isoform X6, with amino-acid sequence MGWEGDADCTPRPPIRPRPVSERRVVTVIFLGLLLDLLAFTLLLPLLPGLLESHGREQDPLYGSWQRGVDWFATAIGMPAEKRYNSVLFGGLIGSAFSLLQFFSAPLTGAASDCLGRRPVMLLSLTGLAISYAVWAASRSFSAFLASRVIGGISKGNVSLSTAIVADLGSPPSRSQGMAVIGVAFSLAFTVGPMLGAFLSVEMVPWISLLFAVSDMLFIFCFLPETLPQEKRAPSVTLGFHAAANLLSPLALLRFAAVTHSRDPPAEDRLKSLRRLGLVYFLYLFLFSGLEYTLSFLAHQRFQFSSLQQGKMFFFIGLTMATIQGTYARRISPGKEVATVKRAMLLLVPAFLLIGWAHSLPMLGLGLLLYSFAAAVVVPGLSTMVSSYGSPGQKGTIMGILRSLGALGRAVGPMVAASGKYCRIALKLALTLLQPFPAACSTQFWQLRAPISPQCTGWLGPRSASLCAPGSFYSPSFSCGR; translated from the exons ATGGGATGGGAAGGGGATGCAGACTGCACGCCGCGTCCGCCGATACGGCCTCGCCCCGTGTCCGAGCGCCGCGTGGTCACCGTGATCTTCCTTGGCCTACTACTCGACCTCCTGGCCTTCACGCTGTTGCTACCTCTGCTGCCAGGGCTCCTGGAGAGCCACGGCCGCGAACAA GACCCCCTCTATGGCTCCTGGCAGCGTGGGGTAGACTGGTTTGCTACAGCCATCGGGATGCCAGCAGAGAAGAGGTACAACAGCGTCCTATTCGGAG GTCTCATCGGCTcagccttctccctccttcagttCTTCTCCGCACCACTCACCGGAGCTGCTTCTGATTGCCTGGGGAGGCGCCCAGTAATGTTGCTATCCCTG ACAGGTTTGGCCATCTCCTATGCAGTATGGGCTGCCTCTCGGAGTTTTTCAGCGTTCTTGGCTTCCCGGGTGATAGGAGGCATCAGTAAGGGGAATGTTAGCCTCTCCACAGCCATCGTCGCTGACCTGGGCTCACCTCCATCCCGCAGTCAAGGCATG GCAGTCATCGGGGTAGCCTTCTCCCTGGCCTTTACTGTGGGCCCCATGCTCGGAGCATTCCTGTCTGTGGAAATGGTGCCTTGGATCAGCTTACTCTTTGCGGTCTCCGACATGTTGTTTATCTTCTGCTTCTTGCCAGAGACACTGCCCCAGGAGAAGCGG GCTCCCTCTGTCACCCTGGGCTTCCATGCTGCTGCCAACCTGCTCAGCCCCCTGGCCCTGCTTCGTTTTGCCGCTGTCACCCACAGTCGGGATCCACCTGCTGAGGACA GACTTAAGAGCCTACGTCGATTGGGGCTTGTCTACTTCCTCTACCTCTTCCTGTTCTCGGGCCTGGAGTATACACTCAGCTTCCTTGCACATCAGCGTTTCCAGTTCAGTAG CCTGCAGCAGGGCAAGATGTTTTTCTTCATCGGCCTCACCATGGCCACAATACAGGGCACCTACGCCCGACGGATCAGCCCTGGCAAGGAAGTTGCAACTGTGAAGCGG GCAATGCTGCTGCTGGTACCAGCCTTTCTCCTCATTGGCTGGGCTCATTCACTGCCCATGTTGGGCTTGGGACTGCTGCTCTATTCCTTTG CTGCTGCTGTCGTGGTGCCCGGCCTGTCCACCATGGTCTCCAGCTATG GTTCTCCTGGGCAAAAAGGCACAATCATGGGCATACTGCGGAGCCTTGGCGCCCTAGGTAGGGCAGTGGGACCTATGGTGGCCGCCTCAGGTAAGTACTGCAGGATAGCTCTCAAGCTTGCTCTGACCCTCCTGCAGCCATTCCCAGCTGCCTGCTCTACTCAGTTCTGGCAGCTGAGGG CACCTATCTCTCCACAGTGTACTGGCTGGCTGGGGCCCAGGTCTGCTTCACTGTGTGCTCCGGGCTCTTTTtactccccttctttctcctgtggACGTTGA
- the Slc75a1 gene encoding major facilitator superfamily domain-containing protein 10 isoform X5: MGWEGDADCTPRPPIRPRPVSERRVVTVIFLGLLLDLLAFTLLLPLLPGLLESHGREQDPLYGSWQRGVDWFATAIGMPAEKRYNSVLFGGLIGSAFSLLQFFSAPLTGAASDCLGRRPVMLLSLTGLAISYAVWAASRSFSAFLASRVIGGISKGNVSLSTAIVADLGSPPSRSQGMAPSVTLGFHAAANLLSPLALLRFAAVTHSRDPPAEDRLKSLRRLGLVYFLYLFLFSGLEYTLSFLAHQRFQFSSLQQGKMFFFIGLTMATIQGTYARRISPGKEVATVKRAMLLLVPAFLLIGWAHSLPMLGLGLLLYSFAAAVVVPGLSTMVSSYGSPGQKGTIMGILRSLGALGRAVGPMVAASVYWLAGAQVCFTVCSGLFLLPFFLLWTLRHPAPTFKEE; encoded by the exons ATGGGATGGGAAGGGGATGCAGACTGCACGCCGCGTCCGCCGATACGGCCTCGCCCCGTGTCCGAGCGCCGCGTGGTCACCGTGATCTTCCTTGGCCTACTACTCGACCTCCTGGCCTTCACGCTGTTGCTACCTCTGCTGCCAGGGCTCCTGGAGAGCCACGGCCGCGAACAA GACCCCCTCTATGGCTCCTGGCAGCGTGGGGTAGACTGGTTTGCTACAGCCATCGGGATGCCAGCAGAGAAGAGGTACAACAGCGTCCTATTCGGAG GTCTCATCGGCTcagccttctccctccttcagttCTTCTCCGCACCACTCACCGGAGCTGCTTCTGATTGCCTGGGGAGGCGCCCAGTAATGTTGCTATCCCTG ACAGGTTTGGCCATCTCCTATGCAGTATGGGCTGCCTCTCGGAGTTTTTCAGCGTTCTTGGCTTCCCGGGTGATAGGAGGCATCAGTAAGGGGAATGTTAGCCTCTCCACAGCCATCGTCGCTGACCTGGGCTCACCTCCATCCCGCAGTCAAGGCATG GCTCCCTCTGTCACCCTGGGCTTCCATGCTGCTGCCAACCTGCTCAGCCCCCTGGCCCTGCTTCGTTTTGCCGCTGTCACCCACAGTCGGGATCCACCTGCTGAGGACA GACTTAAGAGCCTACGTCGATTGGGGCTTGTCTACTTCCTCTACCTCTTCCTGTTCTCGGGCCTGGAGTATACACTCAGCTTCCTTGCACATCAGCGTTTCCAGTTCAGTAG CCTGCAGCAGGGCAAGATGTTTTTCTTCATCGGCCTCACCATGGCCACAATACAGGGCACCTACGCCCGACGGATCAGCCCTGGCAAGGAAGTTGCAACTGTGAAGCGG GCAATGCTGCTGCTGGTACCAGCCTTTCTCCTCATTGGCTGGGCTCATTCACTGCCCATGTTGGGCTTGGGACTGCTGCTCTATTCCTTTG CTGCTGCTGTCGTGGTGCCCGGCCTGTCCACCATGGTCTCCAGCTATG GTTCTCCTGGGCAAAAAGGCACAATCATGGGCATACTGCGGAGCCTTGGCGCCCTAGGTAGGGCAGTGGGACCTATGGTGGCCGCCTCAG TGTACTGGCTGGCTGGGGCCCAGGTCTGCTTCACTGTGTGCTCCGGGCTCTTTTtactccccttctttctcctgtggACGTTGAGGCATCCAGCACCGACTTTCAAGGAGGAGTAG
- the Slc75a1 gene encoding major facilitator superfamily domain-containing protein 10 isoform X1: MGWEGDADCTPRPPIRPRPVSERRVVTVIFLGLLLDLLAFTLLLPLLPGLLESHGREQDPLYGSWQRGVDWFATAIGMPAEKRYNSVLFGGLIGSAFSLLQFFSAPLTGAASDCLGRRPVMLLSLTGLAISYAVWAASRSFSAFLASRVIGGISKGNVSLSTAIVADLGSPPSRSQGMAVIGVAFSLAFTVGPMLGAFLSVEMVPWISLLFAVSDMLFIFCFLPETLPQEKRAPSVTLGFHAAANLLSPLALLRFAAVTHSRDPPAEDRLKSLRRLGLVYFLYLFLFSGLEYTLSFLAHQRFQFSSLQQGKMFFFIGLTMATIQGTYARRISPGKEVATVKRAMLLLVPAFLLIGWAHSLPMLGLGLLLYSFAAAVVVPGLSTMVSSYGSPGQKGTIMGILRSLGALGRAVGPMVAASGKYCRIALKLALTLLQPFPAACSTQFWQLRGSGRNRAKKNLGEHLSLHSVLAGWGPGLLHCVLRALFTPLLSPVDVEASSTDFQGGVAELPQHLGCQVGTLAMTTLHS; encoded by the exons ATGGGATGGGAAGGGGATGCAGACTGCACGCCGCGTCCGCCGATACGGCCTCGCCCCGTGTCCGAGCGCCGCGTGGTCACCGTGATCTTCCTTGGCCTACTACTCGACCTCCTGGCCTTCACGCTGTTGCTACCTCTGCTGCCAGGGCTCCTGGAGAGCCACGGCCGCGAACAA GACCCCCTCTATGGCTCCTGGCAGCGTGGGGTAGACTGGTTTGCTACAGCCATCGGGATGCCAGCAGAGAAGAGGTACAACAGCGTCCTATTCGGAG GTCTCATCGGCTcagccttctccctccttcagttCTTCTCCGCACCACTCACCGGAGCTGCTTCTGATTGCCTGGGGAGGCGCCCAGTAATGTTGCTATCCCTG ACAGGTTTGGCCATCTCCTATGCAGTATGGGCTGCCTCTCGGAGTTTTTCAGCGTTCTTGGCTTCCCGGGTGATAGGAGGCATCAGTAAGGGGAATGTTAGCCTCTCCACAGCCATCGTCGCTGACCTGGGCTCACCTCCATCCCGCAGTCAAGGCATG GCAGTCATCGGGGTAGCCTTCTCCCTGGCCTTTACTGTGGGCCCCATGCTCGGAGCATTCCTGTCTGTGGAAATGGTGCCTTGGATCAGCTTACTCTTTGCGGTCTCCGACATGTTGTTTATCTTCTGCTTCTTGCCAGAGACACTGCCCCAGGAGAAGCGG GCTCCCTCTGTCACCCTGGGCTTCCATGCTGCTGCCAACCTGCTCAGCCCCCTGGCCCTGCTTCGTTTTGCCGCTGTCACCCACAGTCGGGATCCACCTGCTGAGGACA GACTTAAGAGCCTACGTCGATTGGGGCTTGTCTACTTCCTCTACCTCTTCCTGTTCTCGGGCCTGGAGTATACACTCAGCTTCCTTGCACATCAGCGTTTCCAGTTCAGTAG CCTGCAGCAGGGCAAGATGTTTTTCTTCATCGGCCTCACCATGGCCACAATACAGGGCACCTACGCCCGACGGATCAGCCCTGGCAAGGAAGTTGCAACTGTGAAGCGG GCAATGCTGCTGCTGGTACCAGCCTTTCTCCTCATTGGCTGGGCTCATTCACTGCCCATGTTGGGCTTGGGACTGCTGCTCTATTCCTTTG CTGCTGCTGTCGTGGTGCCCGGCCTGTCCACCATGGTCTCCAGCTATG GTTCTCCTGGGCAAAAAGGCACAATCATGGGCATACTGCGGAGCCTTGGCGCCCTAGGTAGGGCAGTGGGACCTATGGTGGCCGCCTCAGGTAAGTACTGCAGGATAGCTCTCAAGCTTGCTCTGACCCTCCTGCAGCCATTCCCAGCTGCCTGCTCTACTCAGTTCTGGCAGCTGAGGGGTTCGGGCAGGAACAGGGCGAAGAAAAACCTGGGTGAGCACCTATCTCTCCACAGTGTACTGGCTGGCTGGGGCCCAGGTCTGCTTCACTGTGTGCTCCGGGCTCTTTTtactccccttctttctcctgtggACGTTGAGGCATCCAGCACCGACTTTCAAGGAGGAGTAGCTGAGCTACCGCAGCACCTTGGCTGCCAAGTCGGAACCTTGGCCATGACCACTCTCCACTCCTAG
- the Slc75a1 gene encoding major facilitator superfamily domain-containing protein 10 isoform X4: protein MACLIGSAFSLLQFFSAPLTGAASDCLGRRPVMLLSLTGLAISYAVWAASRSFSAFLASRVIGGISKGNVSLSTAIVADLGSPPSRSQGMAVIGVAFSLAFTVGPMLGAFLSVEMVPWISLLFAVSDMLFIFCFLPETLPQEKRAPSVTLGFHAAANLLSPLALLRFAAVTHSRDPPAEDRLKSLRRLGLVYFLYLFLFSGLEYTLSFLAHQRFQFSSLQQGKMFFFIGLTMATIQGTYARRISPGKEVATVKRAMLLLVPAFLLIGWAHSLPMLGLGLLLYSFAAAVVVPGLSTMVSSYGSPGQKGTIMGILRSLGALGRAVGPMVAASGKYCRIALKLALTLLQPFPAACSTQFWQLRGSGRNRAKKNLGEHLSLHSVLAGWGPGLLHCVLRALFTPLLSPVDVEASSTDFQGGVAELPQHLGCQVGTLAMTTLHS, encoded by the exons ATGGCCT GTCTCATCGGCTcagccttctccctccttcagttCTTCTCCGCACCACTCACCGGAGCTGCTTCTGATTGCCTGGGGAGGCGCCCAGTAATGTTGCTATCCCTG ACAGGTTTGGCCATCTCCTATGCAGTATGGGCTGCCTCTCGGAGTTTTTCAGCGTTCTTGGCTTCCCGGGTGATAGGAGGCATCAGTAAGGGGAATGTTAGCCTCTCCACAGCCATCGTCGCTGACCTGGGCTCACCTCCATCCCGCAGTCAAGGCATG GCAGTCATCGGGGTAGCCTTCTCCCTGGCCTTTACTGTGGGCCCCATGCTCGGAGCATTCCTGTCTGTGGAAATGGTGCCTTGGATCAGCTTACTCTTTGCGGTCTCCGACATGTTGTTTATCTTCTGCTTCTTGCCAGAGACACTGCCCCAGGAGAAGCGG GCTCCCTCTGTCACCCTGGGCTTCCATGCTGCTGCCAACCTGCTCAGCCCCCTGGCCCTGCTTCGTTTTGCCGCTGTCACCCACAGTCGGGATCCACCTGCTGAGGACA GACTTAAGAGCCTACGTCGATTGGGGCTTGTCTACTTCCTCTACCTCTTCCTGTTCTCGGGCCTGGAGTATACACTCAGCTTCCTTGCACATCAGCGTTTCCAGTTCAGTAG CCTGCAGCAGGGCAAGATGTTTTTCTTCATCGGCCTCACCATGGCCACAATACAGGGCACCTACGCCCGACGGATCAGCCCTGGCAAGGAAGTTGCAACTGTGAAGCGG GCAATGCTGCTGCTGGTACCAGCCTTTCTCCTCATTGGCTGGGCTCATTCACTGCCCATGTTGGGCTTGGGACTGCTGCTCTATTCCTTTG CTGCTGCTGTCGTGGTGCCCGGCCTGTCCACCATGGTCTCCAGCTATG GTTCTCCTGGGCAAAAAGGCACAATCATGGGCATACTGCGGAGCCTTGGCGCCCTAGGTAGGGCAGTGGGACCTATGGTGGCCGCCTCAGGTAAGTACTGCAGGATAGCTCTCAAGCTTGCTCTGACCCTCCTGCAGCCATTCCCAGCTGCCTGCTCTACTCAGTTCTGGCAGCTGAGGGGTTCGGGCAGGAACAGGGCGAAGAAAAACCTGGGTGAGCACCTATCTCTCCACAGTGTACTGGCTGGCTGGGGCCCAGGTCTGCTTCACTGTGTGCTCCGGGCTCTTTTtactccccttctttctcctgtggACGTTGAGGCATCCAGCACCGACTTTCAAGGAGGAGTAGCTGAGCTACCGCAGCACCTTGGCTGCCAAGTCGGAACCTTGGCCATGACCACTCTCCACTCCTAG